Part of the Paenibacillus sp. JNUCC32 genome is shown below.
TTAAAAGCTGTATTCTTATATATTAATATAGATAAATATTGTCGAAGTCGGTCTCAAGACCATGTGAATTTGGTTATCCTCGTCTCCATATCATATAATGGATAAGAATCTATGTATCGAGAGGAGACTATTGCTTATGAAAGTCAATGCGAACGAATCTCCGAAAACAACTCTATTTACAGATGATTTCACGCAAAATCCTTATCCTGTGTACGAGAAATTGAGGCAAAGCGATCCCATTATGAAGCTGCAATTTCCGGATGGTCGTCATGGGTGGCTGATCAGCAGTTACGCTGAAGCCGTCGAAGCGCTCAAGGATGGCCGGTTCAGCAAGGACGTCGCGAAGGCAATGGGCGCGGAACAGACCAGCGTGTTCAGCACGAATATGCTGTTCTCCGATCCGCCGGATCACAAACGGCTTCGCGGATTGGTCCAGAAGGGTTTCACGCCGCAGAGAATCGCGGATATGCGCAGCCATATTCAAGAGATCGCGGATAACCTGTTGGATGCCGTCTCCTCCCAAGACACCATGAATCTTATTGACGAATATGCCTTTAAGCTTCCCATTATAGTAATCAGCGAGATTCTCGGCGTACCCGCCGAGGATCAGGACAAGTTCCGGGTATGGTCCAATTCCATCATCGGCGCTTCCAATCAGGAAATGAACGAGCAGGTCGTCCAGCATATGAACGAATTCATCGCTTATTTGAGGGACTGGTTCGCCAAGGTTCGCGAACAGCCCGGCGACGATATGATCAGTCAGCTGGTCATTGCCGAGAACCAAGGTGACCGCTTATCCGAACAGGAGTTATACGGCGTCGTTACCCTGATGATCATAGCCGGTCATGAAACGACGGTGAACCTGATCGGCAATGGCGTGCTTGCATTATTGGAGCATCCGGAGCAGCGGAAGCTTCTGCAGGAACAGCCGGAACGGATTCATGGCGCCATTGAGGAAATGCTTCGCTACAACGGTCCCGTTGAATTCAGCACTTCACGATGGGCCGCGGAGGACTTGGAATTTCACGGTGTCCATATGAAAAAAGGCGACTTGGTTGTCATCGCCCTAAATTCCGCTAATCGCGATTCCACACAATTCGAGGATCCCGATCTGTTCGATATCACCCGTGAGAAGAGCCACCACTTAGCCTTCGGCAAGGGAATACACCTCTGCCTCGGAGCACCGCTCGCCAGGCTGGAAGGTGAAATCGCGATTAACACGCTCCTTCGCCGCTTTCCCGATTTCGAGCTTCAGGGCAAAATCGACGAGCTGGAATGGAGGCCGGGTATGATCGTGCGCGGCGTGAAGGAGA
Proteins encoded:
- a CDS encoding cytochrome P450 family protein, with product MKVNANESPKTTLFTDDFTQNPYPVYEKLRQSDPIMKLQFPDGRHGWLISSYAEAVEALKDGRFSKDVAKAMGAEQTSVFSTNMLFSDPPDHKRLRGLVQKGFTPQRIADMRSHIQEIADNLLDAVSSQDTMNLIDEYAFKLPIIVISEILGVPAEDQDKFRVWSNSIIGASNQEMNEQVVQHMNEFIAYLRDWFAKVREQPGDDMISQLVIAENQGDRLSEQELYGVVTLMIIAGHETTVNLIGNGVLALLEHPEQRKLLQEQPERIHGAIEEMLRYNGPVEFSTSRWAAEDLEFHGVHMKKGDLVVIALNSANRDSTQFEDPDLFDITREKSHHLAFGKGIHLCLGAPLARLEGEIAINTLLRRFPDFELQGKIDELEWRPGMIVRGVKEIPISLRS